One window of Liquorilactobacillus nagelii DSM 13675 genomic DNA carries:
- the arsC gene encoding arsenate reductase (thioredoxin), translated as MKKIYFLCTGNSCRSQMAEGYAKSILSPDIFEIESAGIETHGLNPNAVKVMAEDGVDISSHYSKLIDLRYFNTSDLVITLCGDAKDKCPMLPPQTKSLHWPLSDPAQATGTLEEQLEVFRKVRDEIKKLIIDLNDHFH; from the coding sequence ATGAAAAAAATTTATTTTTTATGTACAGGAAATTCTTGTCGCAGTCAAATGGCTGAAGGATATGCCAAAAGTATACTATCGCCCGATATTTTTGAGATAGAAAGCGCGGGTATTGAAACGCATGGACTAAATCCAAATGCTGTTAAAGTTATGGCTGAAGACGGAGTAGATATTAGTAGCCACTACTCTAAATTAATTGATCTAAGGTATTTTAATACTTCAGATTTAGTTATTACTTTATGTGGTGATGCAAAGGATAAATGTCCTATGCTTCCCCCGCAAACAAAAAGTTTACACTGGCCTTTATCTGACCCAGCGCAAGCAACAGGAACATTAGAAGAGCAACTAGAAGTATTCCGTAAGGTTCGTGACGAGATTAAAAAATTAATTATAGATTTAAATGACCACTTTCATTGA
- the prgO gene encoding DNA segregation protein PrgO, whose protein sequence is MALLKRDNNVQPNIKNTADVSRNLSIKKEYKANERKTIKVDPPVYDLIKSMSVVTDTKMYDLVNQMCKTYLDNNVSQRQKETILLMLKQNEK, encoded by the coding sequence GTGGCTTTACTGAAGAGGGATAACAATGTTCAACCAAACATCAAAAATACTGCCGATGTTAGCAGAAATCTTTCAATCAAAAAAGAATATAAGGCTAACGAACGAAAGACCATTAAGGTTGATCCACCTGTATATGACTTAATTAAAAGTATGTCTGTCGTTACCGATACTAAGATGTACGATTTAGTTAATCAGATGTGTAAAACCTACTTGGATAATAATGTTTCTCAACGGCAAAAAGAAACGATCCTGCTTATGTTAAAACAAAATGAAAAATAA
- the prgP gene encoding ParA superfamily DNA segregation protein PrgP, whose amino-acid sequence MTYTIINAQQKGGVGKTTDTVMEAVVAATVFNKKVLVIDTDLQGNATQFLSKTFGNPEIPNTLMACLEKEDLSQGIVHLAPKIDLIGCDYDMRNYTEFLDKKFKSLTDKTFYLKKLLDQIKDNYEFIFIDVPPSTDIKVDNAMVCADYVIVIQETQQFAFDGSKRLILTYLQTLVNDFGNMINVQVAGVLPVLLQARRPLQQKIVDETIKYFGRDNVFNNIINNHARLEWYTAQGIQFEDFHDKRIFALYADIFKELLLRIKSFEKTGDVVDFKYEHEFINNNRLTEKGKGLTLSGFTEEG is encoded by the coding sequence ATGACGTATACAATAATTAACGCTCAACAAAAGGGTGGCGTAGGTAAAACAACAGACACAGTAATGGAAGCAGTAGTGGCCGCCACCGTATTTAATAAAAAAGTGTTAGTCATAGATACAGATCTACAGGGGAATGCAACTCAGTTTTTATCAAAGACTTTCGGAAATCCTGAAATTCCAAACACTTTAATGGCCTGCTTGGAAAAAGAAGACCTGTCGCAAGGAATTGTACACTTAGCTCCGAAGATAGATTTAATTGGGTGCGACTATGACATGCGTAACTATACCGAATTCCTGGATAAAAAGTTTAAATCATTAACAGATAAGACCTTCTATTTAAAAAAACTTTTAGATCAGATCAAAGATAACTATGAATTTATTTTCATTGATGTTCCACCTTCCACAGATATTAAAGTCGATAATGCTATGGTTTGTGCCGACTATGTTATTGTTATTCAAGAGACACAACAATTTGCTTTCGATGGATCAAAGCGTCTTATTCTTACATATTTACAAACTTTGGTAAATGATTTTGGGAATATGATTAATGTTCAAGTTGCTGGTGTCTTGCCAGTTCTTTTACAGGCGCGTAGACCTTTACAGCAAAAAATAGTTGATGAAACCATAAAATATTTTGGCCGTGATAACGTATTTAATAACATTATTAACAATCATGCTAGATTGGAATGGTACACAGCACAAGGAATTCAATTTGAAGACTTTCATGATAAAAGAATTTTTGCACTATATGCAGATATATTCAAAGAATTATTATTAAGAATCAAATCTTTTGAAAAAACTGGTGATGTCGTAGATTTTAAATATGAACATGAATTTATTAATAATAATAGGCTCACTGAAAAAGGAAAGGGGCTGACGCTTAGTGGCTTTACTGAAGAGGGATAA
- a CDS encoding magnesium transporter CorA family protein translates to MILKNYIFKNKKILVAQEKERIDWVSLIKPTEEEIKYITSKYFLPRDIIRESSNLNTASHINYITNLKQQQITEILLLCAGEGTFGKNNVTTGYPLLILLVDSTIITVTDIILPFIAPPKKLGEVNNNKEELAIHLISSVYEEFKKQLLKIESEIIGIERNIHKLQTNSAGLDRLAACQKSIVFLESALESNEKTFQYILEHCEKLFLNNAKYKDKQYQLRIQRLQTLKLAKTLTTLISQLSDMFSNIISYQLNIIMKILTELSIIITIPTIIVGLWGVNTKVPFQSSMPGFFIVSIITVIATLTCYIVLKHIKYL, encoded by the coding sequence ATGATTTTAAAAAACTATATTTTTAAAAATAAGAAAATACTTGTGGCACAAGAAAAAGAACGGATCGACTGGGTTAGTTTAATAAAACCGACTGAGGAGGAAATAAAATACATTACGTCAAAATATTTTTTACCTAGAGATATTATTCGCGAAAGTTCTAATTTAAATACAGCCTCTCACATTAATTACATTACTAATCTAAAACAGCAGCAAATTACTGAAATATTATTGTTATGTGCTGGAGAAGGTACATTTGGGAAAAATAATGTTACTACGGGCTATCCATTACTAATACTGCTAGTTGATAGTACCATAATAACCGTTACTGACATTATTTTACCTTTCATAGCCCCCCCAAAAAAATTAGGCGAAGTTAATAATAATAAAGAAGAGTTAGCCATACACCTTATAAGTTCAGTTTACGAAGAATTTAAAAAACAGCTTCTAAAAATAGAAAGTGAAATAATAGGAATAGAAAGAAATATTCATAAGCTCCAAACTAACAGCGCTGGGTTAGACAGGCTTGCTGCTTGTCAAAAAAGCATCGTGTTTTTAGAAAGCGCTTTAGAAAGTAATGAAAAAACCTTCCAATATATTTTAGAACACTGTGAAAAACTCTTTTTAAACAACGCTAAGTATAAGGACAAGCAATACCAACTACGTATCCAAAGATTGCAAACGCTAAAATTAGCAAAAACCCTAACTACCTTAATTTCCCAATTAAGTGACATGTTCAGCAATATCATTTCATATCAGTTAAATATCATTATGAAAATTTTAACAGAACTATCAATTATTATCACTATTCCCACTATCATAGTTGGCCTTTGGGGTGTTAATACTAAGGTTCCCTTCCAATCTTCAATGCCTGGTTTCTTTATTGTATCCATAATTACCGTTATTGCTACCCTAACATGTTACATTGTACTAAAGCATATAAAATACCTTTGA
- a CDS encoding glycosyltransferase translates to MNILICIENLKMDGVKRVATVVGNSLAKQHNIFYYSLSSAGSFFHLEAPLIKAKHPINSGKSFREDLPLKKFKLQIADLNTTIKKEKIDIVLLNAGLFTSFSPLIKEANPTTKLIAWMHNNYKTYMKEYYQDMRVEFIAGLEAVDTVVTLTESDLLKFSKHNVNTIKIHNPVTLVSNHKSNLNKNVIVAVCRTDVKHKGLDYLLELAQRLPDNWQIKLAGDGPDKEWLKNEVHSKKIEKQFIILDSLPDEELQEHYRNGSIFVITSRWEGFPLVIGEAMNFGLPIVSMWNTGSQEYLQSGKYGIIIADHNTEHLYRKLLPLLKNIDLRQKFGNLATQRSHDFRLPYINEKWNLLFSQLNEQN, encoded by the coding sequence ATGAACATTTTAATTTGTATAGAAAACTTAAAAATGGATGGGGTTAAAAGAGTTGCCACCGTTGTTGGTAATAGCTTAGCTAAACAACACAATATCTTTTATTATTCATTGTCCTCAGCAGGTTCTTTTTTCCATTTAGAAGCTCCTTTGATTAAAGCCAAACATCCAATAAATTCAGGAAAAAGTTTCCGTGAAGATCTCCCACTAAAAAAATTCAAGTTACAGATTGCAGATTTAAACACAACCATAAAAAAAGAGAAGATCGATATTGTTCTTCTGAATGCAGGACTCTTTACTAGCTTTAGTCCGTTAATAAAGGAAGCAAATCCTACCACTAAATTAATCGCTTGGATGCACAATAATTATAAGACTTATATGAAAGAATACTATCAGGATATGCGGGTTGAATTTATTGCTGGACTTGAAGCGGTGGATACAGTCGTAACTTTAACAGAAAGCGACCTTTTAAAATTTTCAAAACATAATGTTAATACAATAAAGATCCATAACCCAGTTACGCTGGTGTCTAATCATAAAAGTAACTTGAATAAAAATGTTATTGTAGCTGTTTGCAGAACAGATGTAAAACATAAAGGACTTGACTATTTGTTAGAATTGGCGCAACGCTTGCCCGATAATTGGCAAATAAAGTTGGCTGGTGATGGGCCTGACAAAGAATGGTTAAAAAATGAGGTTCATAGCAAAAAAATAGAGAAACAATTTATTATTTTAGATTCCTTACCCGACGAGGAATTACAAGAACATTATAGAAATGGCTCAATCTTTGTAATAACTTCTAGGTGGGAGGGATTTCCATTAGTTATCGGTGAAGCTATGAACTTTGGGCTGCCAATTGTGAGTATGTGGAATACAGGTTCACAAGAATATTTACAAAGTGGAAAATATGGAATAATAATCGCAGACCATAATACAGAGCATCTCTACAGAAAACTATTACCATTATTGAAAAATATTGACTTGCGACAAAAATTTGGAAACCTTGCAACACAACGGTCACACGACTTCCGACTACCTTATATTAATGAAAAATGGAATTTACTTTTTAGTCAATTAAATGAGCAAAATTAA
- a CDS encoding SDR family oxidoreductase encodes MVKDQEPKKDYLINDTEKELKHAPLLEDPNYIPAHKLEGKVAIITGGDSGIGAATAILFAKEGADIVIVYYESDKDANNIAKRIREIGRQVLVLSGDIADEGFIKKITAETSQKFGHVDILVNNAGEQHVHEHFLDIPMSEVTRIFKTNVIGMFMLTKAIFPLFREGGSIINTTSITAYAGSPVLVDYSASKGAILSFTRSLAQNEDILEKKIRVNAVAPGPIWTPLIPATFTSEQLKTWGKSNALKRPGQAFEVAPSYLFLAAEENKYITGQTIHVNGGSVVNG; translated from the coding sequence GTGGTAAAAGACCAAGAACCTAAAAAAGATTATTTGATAAACGATACGGAAAAGGAGTTGAAGCATGCACCCTTACTGGAAGATCCAAATTATATTCCAGCTCACAAACTTGAAGGGAAAGTTGCAATAATTACAGGAGGAGATAGTGGTATCGGAGCTGCAACTGCGATTTTGTTTGCTAAAGAAGGCGCAGATATTGTAATAGTGTATTATGAATCTGATAAAGATGCTAATAATATAGCTAAAAGAATACGGGAAATAGGCCGCCAAGTTTTAGTTTTATCGGGGGACATTGCTGATGAAGGCTTTATTAAAAAAATAACAGCAGAAACTTCACAGAAGTTTGGTCATGTTGACATACTTGTCAATAATGCTGGTGAACAACATGTTCACGAACATTTTTTAGATATTCCAATGAGTGAAGTCACAAGAATTTTCAAAACAAATGTTATAGGTATGTTTATGTTGACTAAAGCAATATTTCCTCTATTTCGAGAGGGTGGCTCAATAATAAACACTACTTCTATTACGGCATATGCAGGCTCACCTGTCCTTGTTGATTATTCTGCAAGCAAAGGAGCAATCTTATCTTTTACTCGGTCATTAGCGCAGAATGAAGACATATTAGAAAAAAAGATTAGGGTAAACGCAGTAGCACCGGGGCCAATCTGGACACCACTAATTCCTGCAACTTTTACTTCTGAACAACTAAAAACATGGGGCAAAAGTAATGCACTTAAAAGGCCAGGTCAGGCTTTCGAAGTAGCTCCAAGTTATTTATTTTTAGCAGCTGAAGAAAATAAATATATTACTGGACAAACTATCCATGTTAATGGTGGTTCTGTTGTTAACGGATAA
- a CDS encoding general stress protein — MSNKDDKLTRSEAGKKGGEAAAKSHDKDYYEKIGKKGGKATADSHGDDFYEKNGEKGGEATAKSHDKDHYEKIGEKGGEATAKSHDKDHYEKIGKKGGKTTAKSHDKDFYEKIGKKGGEQRNK; from the coding sequence ATGAGTAATAAAGATGATAAATTAACTCGTTCAGAAGCCGGAAAAAAGGGCGGGGAAGCAGCTGCTAAGTCACATGATAAAGATTATTATGAAAAAATTGGGAAAAAAGGCGGAAAAGCAACTGCCGATTCTCATGGTGATGACTTTTACGAAAAAAATGGTGAAAAGGGCGGAGAAGCAACCGCTAAGTCACATGATAAAGACCATTACGAAAAAATTGGGGAAAAAGGCGGAGAAGCAACCGCTAAGTCACATGATAAAGACCATTACGAAAAAATTGGGAAAAAAGGCGGAAAAACAACTGCTAAGTCACATGATAAAGATTTTTATGAAAAGATTGGAAAAAAAGGCGGAGAACAACGAAATAAATAA
- a CDS encoding recombinase family protein, whose translation MKVGYARVSTAEQNLDRQLEALKKAGVQKIFAEKISGKNADRPQLKVMLEYIHDQDEIVVLSLDRLGRSSRDLTEIIEEVRHKGAVLNILDLPSFAGVEDQNLKALLSNLVLEIYKYTAEEERRKIRERQRQGIELAKQRGAYKGAVRLYAPDSPDRRKRYLYHQIVQMLQQNPPVPIAQIARTIGTSRSQIYRIKKFSNL comes from the coding sequence GTGAAAGTCGGATATGCACGGGTTAGTACCGCTGAACAGAACTTAGATCGTCAATTAGAGGCACTCAAAAAAGCTGGTGTGCAAAAAATCTTTGCCGAAAAAATTTCGGGGAAGAATGCAGACCGGCCTCAATTAAAAGTTATGTTGGAATATATTCATGATCAAGATGAGATTGTCGTCTTGAGTTTGGATCGTTTAGGTCGAAGTTCACGTGACTTGACGGAAATTATTGAAGAAGTCCGCCATAAGGGAGCTGTGCTAAATATTTTGGACTTACCAAGTTTCGCAGGGGTCGAAGACCAAAATTTGAAGGCTTTATTATCTAACCTAGTATTGGAGATCTATAAATACACGGCTGAAGAAGAACGGCGCAAAATCCGCGAACGCCAACGGCAGGGAATTGAGCTGGCTAAACAACGTGGCGCTTATAAAGGCGCTGTCCGTTTGTATGCACCAGATTCACCTGACCGCCGGAAACGTTATCTGTATCATCAGATAGTGCAAATGCTGCAGCAAAATCCACCAGTGCCGATTGCACAGATTGCTAGAACAATTGGGACTTCAAGGTCACAGATTTATCGGATTAAGAAGTTTTCCAACCTTTGA
- a CDS encoding IS3 family transposase (programmed frameshift), whose product MKYYSDEFKNNIVKLYHNENRSKKSLANEYGVHPTTISHWIKRAKLVELPDGGVTSVEAFKQLQKENQQLKEENEILKAGGGVTGKALGKVKAIDFINEQLCKHRLWIILKALGLSKSTYYHWKHYQTSRHDKQDTILKSQIFEIWKNNYKAYGYPRITIAMRRLGVVIGPNRVYRLMQELGIRSLMGRRFKKPGTHVDYSQRPNLIKNHPIGTIWRADITYLELRPGTWVYLSTIFDQASKQIIAFNIGKEMASKLIIKTLLQALSRASKPTFLHSDMGSQYTSIAYEGLLKRHLIRHSYSKQGYPYDNGPLEAFHSLLKREFIFQTRFTSFEDLVLRVENYINWYNTERIRING is encoded by the exons ATGAAATATTATTCAGATGAATTTAAAAACAACATCGTTAAGCTTTATCACAATGAAAATCGTTCAAAGAAATCCTTAGCCAATGAATATGGGGTTCATCCAACCACCATCAGTCATTGGATCAAGCGGGCCAAATTAGTTGAACTACCTGACGGTGGCGTAACGAGTGTTGAAGCCTTCAAGCAACTACAGAAAGAAAACCAGCAGTTAAAAGAAGAAAATGAAATTTTAAAAGCAG GCGGCGGTGTTACTGGGAAGGCATTAGGCAAAGTTAAAGCCATAGACTTTATCAACGAACAATTATGTAAACACCGCCTCTGGATAATCTTGAAAGCCTTAGGGCTTTCTAAAAGTACGTATTATCATTGGAAACACTATCAGACAAGTCGTCATGATAAACAAGATACGATTTTAAAAAGCCAGATCTTTGAAATTTGGAAAAATAATTATAAAGCCTATGGGTACCCTCGGATCACAATTGCCATGAGAAGACTTGGTGTAGTCATTGGCCCCAATCGTGTCTACCGATTAATGCAGGAGTTAGGCATTCGATCACTAATGGGGCGGCGTTTTAAGAAGCCAGGCACTCATGTAGATTATTCTCAACGGCCTAACTTGATTAAGAACCATCCAATCGGAACTATTTGGCGTGCTGACATAACCTACCTAGAACTAAGACCAGGCACTTGGGTTTATCTAAGTACCATCTTTGACCAAGCTAGTAAGCAAATCATCGCTTTCAACATTGGCAAGGAGATGGCATCGAAACTGATTATTAAGACATTGTTGCAAGCCTTGAGCAGGGCTTCTAAGCCAACCTTTTTGCACTCTGATATGGGTTCACAATACACCAGTATTGCTTATGAAGGCCTGTTAAAGCGGCACCTGATTAGGCATTCATATTCCAAACAAGGTTATCCATATGATAACGGTCCGCTCGAAGCTTTCCATTCGCTACTTAAACGAGAATTTATTTTTCAAACACGTTTTACTAGTTTTGAGGACTTAGTCCTCAGAGTTGAAAATTACATTAACTGGTATAACACCGAAAGAATTAGGATAAACGGCTAA
- a CDS encoding IS3 family transposase — protein sequence MVDQIRVEQESLPKSNRYKVGDILKTIGLKKATYHDERKRIKNYVDKYEDVKVEILKIAESGRYRGRLTYGYRRVQEELIKLDIHLSDAVVRRLMDELNVQVSLYNRHRNGRYSSYKGTVGKVARNVLHQHFNETVPFKVLHTDVTQVRLADTKWAYVSAITDEASKEVLAFQVSNSPNSKLIMDTLDELTENIPEGIKPIIHSDQGWHYQLNYYTDKLSEKKFIQSMSRKGNCLDNAPIESFFHLLKTECLNGFPQCKDIGEFKEITKNYVDWFNNRRISQKTKVMTPCEYREHALAV from the coding sequence ATAGTTGATCAGATCAGGGTCGAACAAGAGTCTCTTCCGAAATCTAACCGGTATAAAGTCGGCGATATTCTTAAGACCATTGGACTTAAGAAAGCGACTTATCATGATGAACGTAAACGTATCAAAAATTATGTAGATAAGTATGAAGATGTAAAAGTAGAGATACTAAAAATTGCCGAAAGCGGAAGATATCGCGGACGTCTAACCTACGGTTATCGTCGCGTTCAAGAAGAGCTCATTAAATTAGATATCCATCTATCAGACGCCGTAGTGCGTCGTTTGATGGATGAATTAAATGTTCAAGTAAGCCTTTATAACCGCCACAGAAATGGTAGATATTCATCTTATAAAGGTACAGTTGGAAAAGTGGCCCGTAACGTTCTACATCAGCATTTTAATGAAACCGTACCTTTCAAAGTATTACATACCGATGTTACACAAGTACGCTTGGCCGATACTAAGTGGGCTTACGTTTCAGCTATTACTGACGAAGCAAGCAAGGAAGTTTTAGCATTTCAAGTAAGTAATAGTCCTAACAGTAAACTAATTATGGATACACTCGATGAACTCACAGAAAATATTCCGGAAGGAATAAAACCAATAATTCATTCAGATCAAGGTTGGCATTATCAATTGAATTACTATACCGATAAACTCTCTGAAAAAAAATTTATACAAAGCATGTCTCGTAAGGGAAACTGTCTTGATAATGCGCCAATTGAAAGCTTCTTTCATCTTCTTAAAACAGAATGTCTTAATGGATTTCCACAGTGTAAAGATATTGGAGAATTCAAGGAAATCACAAAGAATTACGTCGATTGGTTTAACAATCGACGAATATCACAGAAAACAAAAGTCATGACTCCCTGCGAATACAGGGAACATGCCTTAGCAGTTTAA
- a CDS encoding AEC family transporter, producing the protein MAAFITSLESVAEIVLVIALGYWLRGSGRLGDEFKGNISFIIMKIALPASIFVSVLKYLNRDKLASLSGGLIFTFASFTIGYIIAWILTKVFRIRKGRRGTFINIFVNANTIFIGLPLNMALFGTKSLPYFLIYYVMNTISTWAVGIFFISSDDPTVEKGAKKDFNWKKLLPAPLVGFLVSLVFLLLAIPVPDWINKTLDMVGGIVTPMSLIYIGIILADAGLKSIRFDRDTILALLGRFVVAPAIMISIILIGGSMMGTSLPTIESNSFIIQSAAPGLAVLPILVDQSHGDVDYATNLVTTSTVLFVIVVPILMQVANLI; encoded by the coding sequence ATGGCTGCATTTATCACTTCACTTGAAAGTGTTGCTGAAATCGTTCTTGTCATTGCTTTGGGGTATTGGCTAAGAGGATCAGGACGTTTAGGCGACGAATTTAAAGGCAATATTTCATTTATCATTATGAAAATTGCTTTACCTGCTTCAATCTTCGTCTCTGTTCTTAAATATTTGAACAGAGATAAATTAGCAAGTTTGTCCGGCGGACTGATCTTTACCTTCGCCAGTTTCACGATTGGTTACATCATTGCATGGATCTTAACAAAGGTCTTCCGTATTAGAAAGGGCCGTCGTGGTACTTTCATTAACATATTCGTTAATGCTAATACCATCTTTATCGGTTTACCTCTAAACATGGCTTTATTTGGAACTAAGAGTTTACCTTACTTCCTTATCTACTATGTTATGAATACAATTTCAACTTGGGCTGTTGGTATCTTCTTCATCTCAAGTGATGATCCAACCGTTGAAAAGGGTGCTAAGAAAGACTTTAACTGGAAAAAATTACTTCCTGCTCCACTTGTTGGTTTCTTAGTATCACTTGTTTTCTTACTACTTGCTATCCCAGTTCCTGACTGGATCAACAAGACTTTGGACATGGTCGGTGGTATCGTTACACCAATGTCATTGATCTACATCGGTATTATCTTAGCCGATGCAGGTTTGAAATCAATCAGATTCGACCGTGATACAATCCTAGCTCTATTAGGTAGATTTGTGGTTGCTCCTGCAATCATGATTAGCATTATTCTTATTGGTGGTTCAATGATGGGTACTTCATTACCAACTATCGAATCAAACTCATTCATCATTCAATCAGCTGCTCCTGGTTTAGCTGTCCTACCTATTCTAGTTGATCAATCACATGGTGATGTTGACTACGCTACTAACCTTGTTACAACATCAACTGTCTTGTTCGTAATTGTTGTGCCAATCTTAATGCAAGTAGCTAACTTGATTTAA